A stretch of Clostridia bacterium DNA encodes these proteins:
- a CDS encoding PspC domain-containing protein, which translates to MSKKLYLSQTDKKIGGVCGGLGEFLDIDPTIVRIIWALSIFFGIGLPAYLIAWLVIPNGVNLN; encoded by the coding sequence ATGAGTAAAAAATTGTATCTGTCCCAGACAGACAAAAAAATCGGAGGAGTATGTGGGGGCTTAGGTGAATTCTTAGATATCGACCCCACCATCGTTCGCATTATCTGGGCACTATCAATCTTTTTCGGTATTGGTCTTCCGGCCTATCTGATTGCCTGGTTAGTAATACCCAATGGCGTCAATTTAAACTAA
- a CDS encoding methylaspartate mutase subunit S produces the protein MNAVLVVGVIGADCHSVGNKILDYAFSEAGFKVVNIGVLSSQEDFINAAIETNADAIIVSSLYGHGEMDCRGLKAKCIESGLENILLYVGGNLVVGKQDWETVEQRFLEMGFDRVYPPGTHPDTAMKDLIFDLRLNMIPEGGSMNGVYSAY, from the coding sequence ATGAATGCAGTATTGGTTGTCGGAGTAATTGGTGCGGATTGTCATTCTGTAGGCAATAAGATTTTGGATTATGCTTTTAGTGAGGCAGGCTTCAAAGTAGTGAATATCGGCGTTTTGAGTTCACAGGAAGATTTCATCAATGCGGCGATTGAAACGAACGCAGATGCAATTATTGTTTCATCCCTATATGGCCATGGAGAAATGGATTGCAGAGGACTGAAAGCCAAGTGTATTGAGTCGGGTTTGGAAAACATTCTTCTCTATGTTGGAGGAAACTTGGTTGTAGGAAAACAAGATTGGGAGACTGTGGAACAACGTTTCTTAGAGATGGGATTTGACCGAGTTTATCCGCCCGGCACACACCCAGATACAGCGATGAAGGATTTGATTTTTGACCTAAGACTCAACATGATTCCGGAAGGAGGCAGTATGAATGGAGTGTATTCAGCTTATTGA
- a CDS encoding CoA ester lyase, producing the protein MSEVLRSLLFIPGNNPGMIQNASVFDADGIIFDLEDAVSLEEKDAARTLISMALKTFDLSPKKIMVRVNPLNSVWGPEDVLRIASCHPDAILLPKADEKAIEACGKLLDEVEKNKGFEANSIRIFALIETAFGLEHAREIVDASSRLDGILLGGEDYTADMQIVRTREGLELSYARARLANLCKAYGLQFIDTPFTDVDDFEGLTFDIQEAIRWGATGKAAINPRQIERIQHAFMPTQKDILWAKEVLEAWSEAKKQGKGVCSLHGKMIDSPVVVRAEKILENVMAYRQKEEALS; encoded by the coding sequence ATGAGTGAAGTCCTAAGAAGCCTGCTGTTTATACCTGGCAATAATCCAGGCATGATTCAAAATGCAAGTGTATTTGATGCAGATGGTATAATTTTTGATTTGGAAGATGCTGTGAGCCTAGAGGAAAAGGATGCAGCCCGAACACTGATTTCCATGGCCCTGAAAACCTTTGATCTGAGTCCTAAAAAAATCATGGTCCGAGTTAATCCTTTGAATTCAGTATGGGGTCCAGAAGATGTGTTACGTATTGCATCCTGCCATCCTGATGCTATTTTACTTCCCAAAGCAGATGAAAAAGCCATAGAAGCGTGTGGAAAGCTTTTAGATGAGGTTGAAAAAAATAAAGGATTTGAAGCGAACAGCATTCGGATTTTTGCACTGATTGAGACGGCATTTGGTTTAGAACATGCGCGTGAAATCGTTGATGCTTCTTCTCGTCTGGATGGAATCTTGTTGGGTGGAGAAGATTATACGGCTGATATGCAAATAGTACGAACACGGGAGGGGTTGGAGCTGTCCTATGCCCGGGCCCGGCTAGCAAATCTATGCAAAGCATATGGACTGCAGTTTATTGATACACCTTTTACCGATGTAGATGATTTTGAAGGGCTGACATTCGATATACAAGAAGCAATCCGTTGGGGAGCAACAGGGAAGGCTGCGATTAATCCACGGCAAATCGAAAGGATCCAGCACGCATTTATGCCGACACAAAAAGATATTTTATGGGCTAAAGAAGTTTTGGAAGCTTGGAGTGAGGCGAAAAAACAAGGTAAAGGGGTCTGCTCCCTTCATGGGAAAATGATAGATTCGCCTGTGGTTGTCCGGGCGGAAAAAATATTGGAGAATGTGATGGCATATCGACAGAAGGAGGAAGCTTTGTCATGA
- a CDS encoding PspC domain-containing protein: MSKRLTKGSEPILAGVASGFAEYFNVDPLPIRLLLVAMMFLNIFTGFAYIVCWIVMPQHAGTVQKTQDKTRNGLFIIGLGILLLFRNFFPQISFTVITACALIGLGIYLVIKNKD; this comes from the coding sequence ATGAGCAAGCGTCTTACAAAAGGTTCTGAACCCATCTTAGCAGGTGTTGCAAGCGGATTCGCCGAGTATTTCAATGTTGATCCCCTTCCAATCAGATTGTTATTAGTAGCCATGATGTTCCTAAATATCTTTACAGGCTTCGCGTATATCGTCTGTTGGATTGTAATGCCACAGCATGCAGGTACAGTCCAGAAAACCCAAGATAAAACTAGAAATGGACTATTTATTATCGGATTGGGTATTCTATTGTTATTTAGAAATTTCTTTCCCCAAATATCGTTCACAGTAATTACTGCCTGTGCACTAATTGGATTGGGCATTTACTTAGTCATTAAAAACAAAGATTAG
- the citD gene encoding citrate lyase acyl carrier protein, with amino-acid sequence MKIERPSQAGSMESNDILIMLHPSNQSIQIQLESKVKKQFGKHIEQAIKETLDEAGVTQVLVVAKDSGALDYTIKSRVLTALSRSMEGPSYE; translated from the coding sequence ATGAAGATAGAAAGACCATCTCAAGCCGGGTCGATGGAGTCCAATGATATTTTAATCATGCTTCATCCATCAAATCAAAGCATTCAGATTCAATTGGAAAGTAAAGTAAAAAAACAATTTGGCAAACATATTGAACAGGCAATAAAAGAGACACTAGACGAGGCTGGTGTCACTCAAGTATTGGTCGTTGCCAAGGATAGCGGAGCGCTCGATTATACCATAAAGTCTCGTGTACTGACTGCCCTAAGCCGCTCAATGGAAGGTCCTTCCTATGAGTGA
- the citF gene encoding citrate lyase subunit alpha: MINSIGRVLPEYSEGYGEIRPFAGINKNVSNSEYMNRIDTVKKHKASKRRNNLAELIRELEIKDGMTLSFHHHLRNGDKVLNMVMEQVAEMGIKDLTIAASSLFPVHAPLVGWIQKGVVTSVIASYISGPVAQSISQGDLKYPAIMHTHGGRARAIESGELVIDIAFLGAPTSDCCGNINGVQGPAACGTLGYAVSDAEYAKKVVAVTDNLVPYPAERVAISQEYVDYVLVVDSIGDPDGIVSGTTQITRNPLGLKIAAQAVKVIEASGYLKEGMSFQTGAGGTSLAVAHFLKEKMLEEGLVGSFASGGITGCLVDMFEQGMFRALLDVQCFDHEAIRSFRENSRHQAMSASKYGNPHNKGAVVDQLDVMILGATEIDQDFNVNVTTGSDGCIMGGSGGHSDTAAGAKLAIVVTQLVKKRNPIVKESVTTVTTPGESIDVLVTERGIAVNPRREDVRKQLLQAGIHLVDIKRLKEMAYELTGEPQALDKDGRIVAFVEYRDGTLIDVVRKI, encoded by the coding sequence ATGATAAACAGTATAGGGCGTGTTCTTCCGGAATACTCTGAAGGGTATGGTGAGATTCGACCTTTTGCAGGAATAAACAAGAACGTTTCAAATTCAGAATATATGAATAGAATAGACACGGTTAAAAAGCACAAAGCCAGTAAAAGGCGAAACAACCTAGCAGAATTGATTAGGGAACTTGAGATTAAAGATGGCATGACCTTATCCTTCCACCATCACCTTCGAAATGGGGACAAGGTTCTGAACATGGTAATGGAACAAGTCGCTGAAATGGGAATAAAAGACTTGACGATCGCAGCAAGTTCTTTATTTCCGGTGCATGCACCCTTGGTTGGATGGATTCAAAAAGGGGTCGTAACCAGCGTTATTGCTAGTTATATCTCTGGACCTGTGGCCCAGTCAATATCGCAAGGGGACCTAAAATATCCGGCAATTATGCATACCCATGGAGGCAGAGCTAGGGCTATAGAAAGCGGTGAACTAGTCATTGATATAGCTTTTCTCGGGGCTCCGACATCAGATTGCTGTGGAAATATCAATGGAGTGCAAGGTCCGGCAGCCTGTGGCACCTTGGGATATGCCGTCTCAGATGCGGAATATGCCAAGAAGGTAGTTGCTGTGACAGATAACCTTGTACCTTATCCAGCAGAAAGAGTTGCCATAAGTCAGGAATATGTAGACTATGTTTTGGTAGTTGACAGTATTGGTGACCCGGATGGAATCGTATCGGGAACTACTCAGATAACTAGAAATCCCCTCGGACTGAAAATTGCCGCCCAAGCGGTCAAGGTGATTGAAGCTTCTGGCTATCTGAAAGAGGGAATGTCATTCCAAACTGGGGCCGGAGGTACTTCCCTGGCGGTGGCCCATTTTCTAAAGGAGAAAATGCTTGAGGAGGGGCTCGTTGGTAGTTTTGCTTCTGGTGGGATTACTGGATGCCTAGTGGACATGTTTGAGCAAGGAATGTTTCGGGCCTTGCTAGATGTCCAATGCTTTGACCACGAGGCGATACGTTCGTTTCGTGAAAATAGCAGGCATCAAGCAATGTCCGCTTCCAAATATGGAAATCCCCATAATAAAGGTGCTGTAGTCGACCAGCTGGATGTAATGATTTTAGGAGCCACAGAGATTGACCAAGATTTTAATGTTAACGTAACCACAGGCTCAGACGGGTGCATTATGGGAGGCTCTGGTGGTCATAGTGATACGGCAGCAGGAGCAAAATTAGCAATCGTTGTGACTCAACTGGTTAAAAAAAGAAACCCCATCGTTAAAGAAAGTGTGACTACCGTCACGACACCAGGAGAAAGTATTGATGTTCTTGTAACTGAACGAGGAATCGCTGTCAACCCGAGAAGGGAAGACGTAAGAAAGCAACTGCTTCAGGCTGGTATCCACCTAGTAGATATCAAAAGGTTAAAAGAAATGGCCTATGAATTAACGGGAGAACCCCAAGCATTAGATAAAGATGGAAGAATTGTCGCTTTTGTTGAGTACCGAGATGGTACCCTGATTGATGTTGTAAGAAAGATATAG
- a CDS encoding GntR family transcriptional regulator has protein sequence MPIQINRNSGIPLYLQLKNQIIKEISSGELKLGDRMATERELASEINVSRKTVSHTYNVLEQEGVLISHQGKGTFVADDTTGWKTFTDKESVLKLVDLAIESAFERDIPTADFLDIVRARVQEKEAYLSETQAIFVECNIEQARSFADQLSEKTHFKLLPVTVAELAEMSMSTKHALEKAKVVVPTFNHVNEVIEILKKHGIKKKVMGVAISPDLETIVKIAKYPEDTQFGLACLSEEFFYKVAMALKTAGLHNLRLKHTKSRDRNALVRFLQDVDVAIVSPGRLKEITEIVGEDKDVIRFDYHLDDSTVKPIISRLVENR, from the coding sequence ATGCCAATTCAAATAAATCGAAATAGTGGTATTCCGCTGTATTTGCAGTTAAAGAATCAGATTATTAAAGAAATAAGCAGTGGTGAGCTTAAGTTGGGTGATCGAATGGCGACTGAAAGAGAGCTTGCTAGTGAGATTAACGTCAGCAGAAAGACAGTGAGTCATACCTACAATGTATTGGAACAAGAGGGAGTTCTTATTTCCCACCAGGGAAAGGGAACTTTTGTAGCCGACGATACTACTGGATGGAAGACTTTCACAGATAAAGAAAGTGTTTTGAAGCTTGTAGACCTGGCCATTGAATCTGCTTTTGAACGCGATATTCCAACGGCGGACTTTTTAGATATTGTACGGGCCCGTGTCCAGGAAAAAGAAGCCTATCTTTCAGAGACACAGGCAATATTTGTTGAATGCAATATTGAACAGGCCCGTAGCTTTGCAGACCAACTGTCAGAAAAAACGCATTTCAAGCTGCTGCCTGTGACCGTGGCCGAACTAGCAGAAATGTCTATGAGTACCAAGCATGCGCTTGAAAAAGCAAAAGTGGTCGTCCCAACCTTTAACCATGTTAACGAAGTAATTGAAATACTAAAAAAACATGGAATCAAAAAGAAGGTTATGGGTGTGGCGATAAGCCCTGATTTGGAGACAATTGTTAAGATTGCTAAATATCCCGAAGATACCCAATTTGGGCTAGCTTGTTTATCTGAAGAATTCTTTTATAAAGTTGCGATGGCCTTAAAAACAGCTGGATTACATAACTTAAGGCTGAAACATACAAAATCACGAGATAGAAATGCCTTGGTGCGATTTCTGCAGGATGTTGATGTTGCCATTGTATCTCCTGGTAGATTAAAGGAGATTACTGAAATTGTTGGAGAAGATAAAGATGTCATTCGCTTTGACTACCATTTGGATGATAGTACCGTTAAACCAATAATATCGCGTTTGGTGGAAAATAGGTAA
- a CDS encoding methylaspartate mutase subunit E: MNLKNKKWSEDQFLEVRKEVLCQWPTGAEVDLLESVEYLKNLPKEKNFAKRLLKARGNHETLLQPRAGVALVEDQIELLRYLQNEGGADLLPTTIDSYTRQNRFNECESGIVESRKAGRSMLNGFPAVNHGVYGCRKLLESVDLPIQARHGTPDARLLSEIIHAGGWTSNEGGGISYNIPYAKSATLEKSIYDWQYCDRLAGYYQERNIDINREPFGPLTGTLVPPGISNAIAIIEGLLAAEQGVKHITLGYGQCGNLTQDVAAMRALEEQALEYFREYGYDVQLTTVFHQWMGGFPEDEAKAFGVISWGAATAALSGATKVIVKSIQEAVGIPTREANAQGMKATREVLNLLNEQKLSMSKDVASEMLVIEDEVKCLLDAVLETGEGDLAVGVVNAFKYGILDIPFAPSIYNAGKILPARDVNGAVRYLSYGNLPISGALKEYNDDLLQQRACKEHRDVNFQLVIDDIFAVSTGSLVGNSQRV, translated from the coding sequence ATGAACCTCAAAAACAAAAAATGGTCAGAAGATCAGTTTCTTGAAGTGCGTAAAGAAGTATTATGCCAGTGGCCTACCGGTGCAGAAGTGGACTTGTTAGAATCGGTAGAATATCTAAAGAATTTGCCAAAAGAAAAAAACTTTGCGAAACGTCTTTTGAAAGCTAGAGGCAATCATGAGACTTTATTACAACCACGTGCTGGGGTAGCTTTGGTTGAAGACCAAATTGAGCTTTTACGGTATTTGCAAAATGAAGGGGGAGCAGACTTACTCCCGACGACCATTGACAGTTACACCAGACAGAATCGATTTAATGAATGTGAATCAGGCATTGTGGAGAGCCGAAAAGCTGGCCGCTCCATGTTAAATGGATTTCCGGCTGTGAACCATGGGGTATATGGTTGTCGAAAACTGTTAGAGTCGGTTGATCTTCCTATTCAAGCCCGCCATGGAACACCCGATGCCAGACTGTTGTCTGAAATAATCCACGCAGGTGGTTGGACATCGAATGAAGGTGGGGGCATTTCCTACAATATTCCTTATGCCAAAAGCGCTACCTTGGAGAAGAGTATTTACGACTGGCAATATTGTGACCGATTAGCAGGATACTACCAAGAAAGAAACATAGATATTAACAGAGAGCCATTTGGCCCATTGACCGGAACCTTAGTACCACCGGGCATCTCGAATGCGATTGCCATTATTGAAGGACTCTTGGCCGCTGAACAAGGTGTAAAACACATCACACTCGGATATGGCCAATGTGGCAATTTGACACAAGATGTAGCAGCAATGCGAGCCCTAGAGGAACAGGCGTTGGAGTATTTTCGTGAATATGGATACGATGTACAACTCACAACAGTGTTTCATCAATGGATGGGCGGATTTCCAGAAGATGAAGCCAAGGCCTTTGGCGTGATTTCTTGGGGAGCGGCAACAGCGGCTTTATCTGGGGCTACAAAAGTAATCGTTAAAAGTATTCAAGAGGCAGTGGGAATACCTACCCGTGAAGCCAATGCCCAAGGCATGAAAGCGACACGAGAAGTACTAAATCTTTTGAATGAGCAAAAGCTAAGCATGTCGAAGGACGTGGCGTCGGAGATGTTGGTCATTGAAGATGAAGTCAAATGTTTATTGGACGCTGTGCTTGAAACTGGCGAGGGAGACCTAGCCGTAGGCGTTGTGAATGCCTTCAAATATGGTATTTTGGATATTCCTTTCGCTCCTAGTATTTATAATGCCGGGAAAATATTACCAGCCAGGGATGTTAATGGTGCAGTACGTTATTTGTCGTATGGGAACCTACCAATATCGGGGGCTTTAAAAGAATACAACGATGATTTGTTGCAACAGCGCGCCTGCAAGGAGCATAGAGACGTAAATTTTCAGTTGGTAATTGATGACATTTTTGCTGTATCTACAGGTAGTTTAGTGGGCAATTCTCAAAGAGTGTAG
- a CDS encoding methylaspartate ammonia-lyase has translation MKIIDVVCSEGRTGFYFDDQKAIKAGAAMDGFRYIGETATEGFLDIRQGGESVSIMLVLEDGQVAFGDCAAVQYSGTGGRDPLFLARDFIPVIDKSIKPRLVGTDVAEFKRLAESIDQMKVNGKRLHTAIRYGVTQALLDATAKSQKRTMAEVICSEYGLKQELKEVPIFTQSGDDRYNNVDKMIIKGADVLPHGLINNMEQKLGLQGEKLQEYVVWIRNRIQALKYKKEYKPVLHIDVYGTIGLLFNNDTQGMAHYLKNLGELAKPFKLRIEGPMDMGNRELQMKALHDLRRDLISLGAEVELVADEWCNTFEDIKLFVDNRAADMVQIKTPDLGGINNVVDAILYCKKNGIGAYCGGTCNETDRSAQVCTNIALACAADQCLAKPGMGVDEGYMIVFNEMKRVLALTAAHKNRC, from the coding sequence ATGAAAATCATAGATGTAGTTTGTTCAGAAGGACGCACAGGCTTTTATTTTGACGACCAAAAAGCGATCAAGGCGGGTGCTGCTATGGACGGCTTTAGGTATATTGGAGAAACGGCAACTGAGGGGTTCCTAGATATTCGCCAAGGAGGCGAGTCGGTTTCAATAATGCTTGTACTAGAGGATGGTCAAGTTGCTTTTGGTGATTGCGCCGCAGTTCAGTATTCCGGTACTGGAGGACGAGACCCACTCTTTTTGGCCCGGGATTTTATTCCAGTTATCGACAAGTCCATAAAGCCTAGACTTGTAGGAACTGATGTTGCTGAATTCAAAAGACTGGCGGAAAGCATCGACCAGATGAAAGTTAATGGTAAGCGACTACATACTGCCATTCGCTATGGGGTAACACAGGCCTTATTGGACGCTACGGCCAAATCGCAAAAACGGACCATGGCTGAAGTGATTTGCTCTGAGTATGGGTTGAAGCAAGAGCTAAAAGAAGTTCCAATTTTTACTCAATCTGGAGATGATCGCTACAACAATGTAGATAAAATGATTATTAAGGGAGCGGACGTACTACCGCATGGCTTGATAAACAACATGGAGCAAAAATTGGGTTTGCAAGGAGAAAAACTTCAAGAGTATGTAGTCTGGATCCGAAATAGAATCCAGGCGTTGAAATATAAAAAAGAGTATAAGCCGGTTCTTCATATCGATGTGTATGGCACAATTGGCTTGTTATTTAACAACGATACACAAGGTATGGCGCACTATCTTAAAAATCTAGGAGAACTTGCAAAACCCTTTAAGCTGCGCATTGAGGGGCCGATGGATATGGGTAATCGTGAACTGCAAATGAAAGCGCTACATGACTTAAGAAGGGATTTAATTAGCCTAGGAGCGGAGGTAGAGCTTGTTGCTGACGAATGGTGTAATACATTTGAAGATATTAAACTCTTCGTGGATAATAGGGCCGCAGATATGGTGCAGATTAAGACCCCTGATTTGGGGGGAATCAACAATGTGGTTGACGCTATTTTATATTGCAAGAAAAACGGGATTGGGGCCTACTGTGGAGGAACCTGCAATGAAACGGACCGGTCCGCACAAGTATGCACCAATATTGCTCTAGCTTGCGCCGCAGATCAATGCCTAGCGAAACCTGGGATGGGTGTAGATGAAGGATATATGATTGTATTTAATGAAATGAAGCGTGTGCTTGCGCTAACAGCGGCACATAAAAACCGTTGCTAA
- a CDS encoding PLP-dependent aminotransferase family protein gives MRPYSEIQINHESELPYYIQIFQAIKKMILDEEVAAHSKLPPIRKLSAALAVNNGTIVSAYKQLEIQDLVYSKPGSGTYVATKHVQEAEPASYSLSLPDMSEAIAVDFTGNSPEPELFPLEAYKHLVDMILKKEGGYAFSISDAQGYLQLRQSLAQWLSRRSIPASPDHIHVTSGSQQSLDIVSKALIRRGDVVAVESPVYPGALATISSQGAKILEIPLKADGLDLVQLEERAKRHQIRFLYTMPCFQNPTGVTWTLQKKQKLLSLAKQYRFYILEDDFLSEFSYGSKNLQTLKELDSNNQVIYIKSIAKLLMPGMRLGFVLAPAELSGQIRTNKYLADLSTAGLTQRVIDLYLRTEDWSTAFKTMNAHYRSKYQLLTQEVAKHFPPEVTYIPPQGGFSLWFELPEGVSSSLLAERAAKLGIRLNAGNVYYMNQTPNRYFRLAFGKASAAQIRSGIPLLGNLLKVIC, from the coding sequence ATGAGACCATATTCAGAAATACAAATCAATCACGAGAGTGAATTACCCTATTATATCCAAATTTTTCAGGCTATCAAAAAAATGATTTTAGATGAAGAAGTAGCCGCGCACAGCAAATTACCACCCATTCGGAAATTATCTGCTGCCCTCGCTGTGAACAACGGAACCATCGTAAGTGCTTATAAACAGCTGGAAATTCAAGATTTGGTTTATTCCAAACCAGGGAGTGGTACCTATGTTGCCACCAAGCATGTCCAAGAGGCGGAGCCTGCTTCCTATTCCTTGTCGCTACCTGACATGAGTGAAGCAATTGCAGTTGATTTCACGGGTAACTCCCCGGAACCTGAACTGTTTCCCTTAGAGGCGTACAAGCACTTGGTAGATATGATTCTAAAAAAAGAAGGCGGTTACGCCTTCAGTATTTCCGATGCCCAAGGATACCTTCAGCTCAGACAATCTTTGGCACAATGGTTAAGCAGACGCAGCATTCCTGCAAGTCCAGACCATATCCATGTCACTTCCGGTTCACAGCAGTCTCTAGATATCGTTAGTAAAGCACTTATTCGCCGGGGTGATGTCGTAGCCGTCGAAAGTCCAGTCTATCCTGGCGCCTTGGCTACTATTAGTTCACAAGGAGCCAAAATTTTAGAAATCCCTCTTAAGGCGGATGGACTTGATTTGGTTCAACTTGAAGAAAGAGCTAAGAGACATCAGATTCGATTTCTCTACACCATGCCCTGCTTCCAGAACCCTACTGGTGTAACTTGGACATTACAGAAGAAACAAAAATTGCTGAGCCTGGCCAAGCAATATCGCTTTTATATTCTAGAAGATGATTTTTTAAGTGAGTTTTCCTATGGAAGTAAGAATCTGCAAACATTAAAAGAATTAGACAGTAATAATCAAGTAATCTATATCAAAAGTATCGCTAAATTGTTAATGCCGGGTATGCGTTTGGGCTTTGTTCTCGCACCTGCTGAGCTAAGTGGTCAAATCCGGACTAACAAATATCTGGCAGACCTTTCAACTGCTGGCCTAACCCAACGCGTCATCGACCTATATTTACGGACGGAGGATTGGAGCACGGCCTTCAAGACCATGAACGCCCACTACAGAAGTAAGTATCAGTTGCTAACCCAAGAAGTAGCCAAGCATTTCCCGCCCGAGGTGACCTACATTCCGCCTCAAGGAGGATTTAGCCTCTGGTTCGAGTTGCCAGAAGGCGTCAGCAGTTCTCTTTTAGCAGAACGTGCCGCCAAATTGGGTATCCGACTCAATGCGGGCAATGTTTACTACATGAACCAAACACCCAATCGCTATTTCCGATTGGCTTTTGGAAAAGCTAGTGCTGCACAAATTCGCAGTGGTATTCCACTCTTAGGGAATTTGCTGAAAGTTATCTGTTGA
- a CDS encoding glutamate mutase L produces the protein MECIQLIDFGSTYTKVIVVDKLAQQIVASAETKTTVETDIMIGYEKAFAQVKGQVGGECEWTDCLVCSSAAGGLKMIASGLVPELTSEAARLVCLGSGAKMLEVFSQKLSSQDIANIKKLNPDIILLAGGTDGGNQDCIIHNAKRLSETIKQIPYVAAGNKNAMDDLEAIFNENDVYYKITDNVMPVMNQVQIEPAREVIRNIFMEKITEAKGLGKAKEKLSREIIPTPMAVLRAVELLAKGTEHSKGWGPLMVIDIGGATTDVHSACDGYPTHSGTIMKGLFEPFLKRTVEGDLGMRVSAESLKDSVGVRTLEELSHESFSYVTDRCSVLSNNTELLATNKREVDFDESLASAAVKVAVTRHAGLLESVYTPLGMLFYQTGKDLSSVNTIIGTGGVLAYSKNPEKILKHSLMDKTKPEQLMPKKARFVVDGAYMMSAAGLLSERYPELAFKLMSDYLKKVGKKNEPQKQKMVRRSVS, from the coding sequence ATGGAGTGTATTCAGCTTATTGATTTTGGCAGTACTTATACAAAAGTGATTGTTGTAGATAAGCTGGCACAACAGATCGTTGCATCGGCTGAAACCAAAACAACTGTTGAAACAGATATCATGATTGGTTATGAAAAGGCCTTCGCTCAAGTAAAAGGGCAAGTTGGAGGAGAATGCGAATGGACGGATTGCTTGGTGTGTAGTAGTGCTGCCGGTGGTCTGAAAATGATTGCTTCCGGTTTGGTACCGGAGCTTACCTCTGAGGCAGCAAGGCTGGTTTGCCTTGGGTCTGGTGCAAAAATGCTTGAGGTGTTTAGCCAGAAATTAAGTTCCCAAGATATAGCCAATATAAAAAAGTTGAATCCAGATATAATTCTACTCGCGGGTGGAACAGATGGAGGAAATCAAGATTGCATCATACACAATGCTAAAAGGTTATCTGAAACGATTAAACAGATTCCGTACGTTGCAGCAGGAAACAAAAATGCCATGGACGACCTGGAGGCCATTTTTAACGAAAACGACGTGTACTATAAGATTACGGATAATGTGATGCCCGTGATGAATCAAGTCCAGATTGAACCGGCCAGAGAAGTTATTCGGAACATCTTTATGGAAAAGATAACAGAGGCTAAGGGACTAGGCAAGGCAAAAGAAAAACTATCTAGAGAAATTATCCCAACACCAATGGCTGTGCTACGAGCAGTGGAGCTATTGGCTAAGGGCACTGAGCATAGTAAAGGTTGGGGTCCCCTAATGGTTATAGACATTGGAGGCGCGACTACAGACGTTCATTCAGCCTGCGATGGATATCCGACACATTCTGGCACAATCATGAAAGGGCTGTTCGAACCCTTCTTAAAAAGGACGGTAGAAGGCGATCTAGGTATGCGTGTCAGTGCTGAATCCTTGAAGGATTCCGTAGGCGTGCGTACCCTAGAAGAACTCTCGCATGAGTCTTTTTCATATGTTACAGACCGGTGTAGCGTATTGAGTAACAATACAGAGCTATTGGCAACAAACAAAAGGGAAGTGGATTTCGATGAAAGCCTAGCTTCAGCGGCAGTAAAAGTAGCAGTCACAAGGCATGCTGGGTTGCTTGAATCTGTGTATACCCCTTTGGGGATGCTGTTTTATCAAACTGGTAAGGATTTATCATCTGTTAATACAATAATTGGAACAGGGGGTGTTTTAGCATATAGCAAAAATCCGGAAAAAATTCTGAAGCATAGTTTGATGGATAAAACAAAACCAGAACAGCTAATGCCGAAGAAAGCTAGATTCGTGGTAGATGGTGCATATATGATGTCAGCTGCAGGGCTACTTTCAGAACGGTACCCTGAACTAGCATTTAAACTAATGAGCGATTATCTTAAAAAAGTGGGGAAAAAAAATGAACCTCAAAAACAAAAAATGGTCAGAAGATCAGTTTCTTGA